The Clostridiaceae bacterium HFYG-1003 genome includes a window with the following:
- the ygiD gene encoding 4,5-DOPA dioxygenase extradiol, with translation MKMPVLFVGHGSPMNAVNDNPFKEEWIRLGSQLKPKAILCVSAHWYTKGTRINPKETPEQIYDMYGFPPELYQVRYPAPGSPVLAERVKELLGDTVSFNEDWGIDHGTWSVLKWMFPHADIPIVQLSIDGTQTGSFHLGLGHELAPLRDEGILIIGSGNIVHNLRRIDWNSTGGYDWAYEFDGTIKAMIQAGQFEQIADYKALGPSAVLAVPTPDHFYPLLYVLGAADHSDAVQCFNESCELGSISMTGYLIG, from the coding sequence ATGAAAATGCCAGTTTTGTTTGTCGGACACGGATCTCCGATGAACGCGGTCAATGATAATCCCTTCAAGGAGGAATGGATTCGCCTGGGAAGCCAACTGAAGCCGAAAGCGATCCTGTGTGTGTCTGCCCACTGGTATACCAAAGGCACAAGAATCAATCCAAAAGAAACTCCGGAGCAAATCTATGATATGTACGGCTTTCCACCCGAACTGTATCAAGTCAGATATCCAGCACCGGGATCTCCGGTGCTGGCTGAGCGGGTGAAAGAACTGTTGGGCGACACGGTCAGTTTCAACGAGGACTGGGGAATCGATCATGGAACCTGGTCGGTGCTGAAATGGATGTTCCCCCATGCGGATATCCCCATTGTGCAGTTATCCATTGACGGAACGCAGACGGGATCATTCCATCTTGGCCTTGGTCATGAACTGGCACCGCTGAGAGATGAAGGGATACTCATCATCGGCAGCGGAAACATCGTTCACAATCTGCGCCGCATTGACTGGAACTCCACAGGCGGGTACGATTGGGCGTACGAATTTGACGGCACAATCAAGGCAATGATCCAGGCAGGGCAGTTTGAACAGATCGCTGATTATAAAGCACTGGGTCCCTCCGCGGTGCTGGCCGTTCCGACGCCGGATCATTTTTATCCCCTGCTCTATGTTTTGGGGGCTGCCGATCACTCCGACGCAGTCCAATGCTTCAACGAGTCCTGTGAACTGGGCTCGATCTCAATGACTGGATATCTGATCGGATAA
- a CDS encoding lipoyl domain-containing protein yields MTKGVLAAWLKEPGEAFVKGEPIFEVETDKVVNQIEADWDGTMKCQLVEEGDEVQVGDILAEVE; encoded by the coding sequence ATGACGAAAGGGGTTCTGGCTGCCTGGCTGAAAGAACCTGGGGAAGCCTTTGTCAAGGGAGAGCCGATTTTTGAGGTTGAGACCGATAAGGTTGTGAATCAGATTGAAGCTGATTGGGATGGGACAATGAAGTGTCAGCTGGTGGAAGAAGGCGATGAAGTTCAGGTGGGCGATATCCTGGCAGAGGTCGAGTAG
- a CDS encoding urocanate hydratase — MNLSNDQIKNAMTIRLDDALPEYPVFKEGIRRAPKRTVNLSKADKLLAVKNALRYIPEQHHEAMAKEFYQELEEKGKIYGYRYMPKEALYGKSIDEYKSNCIEGKAFQVMIDNNLDFEVALYPYELVTYGETGSVCQNWMQYQLIKKYLEQLDENKTLVLYSGHPVGLFHSRPEAPRVIITNGLMIGMYDDLENYNRAQALGVANYGQMTAGGWMYIGPQGIVHGTYNTLLNAGRLVLGIPNEGNLAGKLFITSGLGGMSGAQGKAVEIAGGVGIIAEVDASRITTRHSQGWVGQVVETPEEAFRVAYAAMEAKEPKSIAFHGNIVDLLYYAIDKNIGIDLLSDQTSCHEPYTGGYCPSGITFEERTRLLAEDPEKFHGLVDETLKKHYEAIKTLTARGTYFFDYGNSFMKAIYDAGVMEISKNGIDDKDGFIWPSYVEDILGPRLFDFGYGPFRWVCLSGKPEDLRKTDMAAMEVIDPDRRYQDRDNWVWIRDAEKNKLVVGTQARILYSDALGRRDIALKFNEMVRNGEIGPVMLGRDHHDTGGTDSPFRETSNIKDGSNIMADQATQIFAGNAARGMSLIALHNGGGVGIGKSINGGFGCVLDGSARIDEVLKSAMPWDVMGGVARRAWARNENAMTTSMEYNEIMAGHDHITLPYLVNEKVEQQIQDLIQE, encoded by the coding sequence ATGAATCTGAGCAACGATCAAATCAAGAATGCGATGACCATTCGTCTGGATGATGCGTTACCGGAATATCCCGTATTCAAAGAAGGGATCCGGCGTGCACCCAAGCGGACTGTCAACCTGTCAAAAGCGGACAAGCTGCTGGCGGTGAAGAATGCGCTGCGCTACATTCCTGAACAGCATCATGAGGCAATGGCCAAGGAATTTTATCAGGAACTGGAAGAAAAGGGGAAAATCTACGGCTATCGCTACATGCCAAAGGAGGCTTTGTACGGAAAGTCCATCGATGAGTACAAATCCAACTGTATTGAAGGAAAAGCCTTCCAGGTCATGATTGACAATAACCTTGACTTTGAAGTGGCACTCTACCCGTATGAACTGGTAACCTACGGAGAAACAGGTTCTGTTTGCCAGAACTGGATGCAGTATCAGCTGATCAAGAAATATCTGGAACAGCTCGATGAAAATAAAACCCTGGTTCTCTACTCGGGACACCCGGTCGGACTGTTCCATAGCCGCCCGGAAGCACCCAGAGTCATTATTACCAACGGTCTCATGATCGGAATGTACGATGATCTGGAAAACTACAACCGGGCACAGGCGCTTGGCGTAGCGAACTATGGACAGATGACTGCCGGAGGCTGGATGTATATCGGACCTCAGGGAATCGTCCATGGAACCTACAACACGCTGCTTAACGCCGGACGTCTGGTGCTTGGCATTCCCAATGAAGGCAACCTTGCTGGCAAGCTGTTCATCACCTCCGGTCTGGGAGGAATGAGTGGTGCTCAGGGAAAAGCCGTCGAGATCGCCGGTGGAGTAGGTATTATTGCAGAAGTTGATGCTTCCCGGATCACAACCCGTCATAGTCAGGGTTGGGTCGGACAGGTTGTGGAGACACCCGAAGAAGCCTTCCGGGTCGCCTATGCCGCGATGGAAGCCAAAGAACCCAAATCCATCGCTTTCCATGGAAACATTGTAGATCTGCTGTATTATGCCATTGATAAGAACATCGGCATTGACCTGCTCAGTGACCAGACTTCCTGCCATGAACCCTACACCGGAGGTTACTGCCCGTCAGGAATAACTTTTGAAGAACGCACCAGACTGTTGGCTGAGGATCCTGAGAAATTCCATGGGCTGGTAGATGAGACGCTGAAGAAACATTATGAGGCAATCAAAACTCTGACTGCCCGCGGAACGTATTTCTTCGACTATGGCAACTCCTTCATGAAAGCAATCTACGATGCAGGCGTCATGGAAATTTCAAAGAATGGAATTGACGACAAAGACGGCTTTATCTGGCCATCCTATGTGGAAGATATTCTTGGACCTCGACTGTTTGACTTTGGATATGGCCCCTTCCGCTGGGTGTGTCTCTCCGGCAAGCCGGAAGATCTCAGAAAAACGGATATGGCCGCCATGGAAGTCATTGATCCGGATCGCCGCTATCAGGATCGTGACAACTGGGTCTGGATCCGCGATGCGGAGAAGAACAAGCTGGTTGTCGGCACCCAGGCTCGGATTCTCTACTCCGATGCTCTTGGCCGCCGGGATATCGCCTTGAAGTTCAACGAAATGGTACGCAATGGTGAAATCGGACCGGTTATGCTCGGCCGCGACCACCACGATACCGGCGGAACGGATTCGCCATTCCGCGAAACATCCAATATCAAGGATGGATCGAACATCATGGCTGACCAGGCAACACAGATCTTTGCCGGAAACGCTGCGCGCGGCATGAGCCTGATCGCATTGCATAACGGGGGAGGAGTCGGAATCGGAAAATCAATCAACGGCGGCTTTGGCTGCGTACTGGATGGTTCAGCCCGAATCGACGAAGTATTGAAATCGGCTATGCCATGGGACGTAATGGGTGGTGTGGCAAGACGTGCATGGGCACGCAATGAAAACGCCATGACCACGTCCATGGAATACAATGAGATCATGGCAGGCCACGACCACATCACGCTGCCTTACCTTGTCAATGAAAAGGTTGAGCAGCAGATTCAGGACCTGATCCAGGAATAA
- the lipA gene encoding lipoyl synthase has protein sequence MQRKKPEWLKVSFNNEAVEEVALLMRDMKLNTVCKEANCPNLGECYSKKTATFMIMGSQCTRNCRFCNVTSGKPHLLDPDEPLHLAEAVERLGLEHVVITQVTRDDLPDGGAAHMAETVRQVKKRCPGVTTEVLISDLLGNREALAVLLDSKPDVLNHNVEMAARLYPKIRPQAKYQRSLQILADSKAIAPHILTKTGFMIGLGETDLEISELMKDVRSTGCDILTISQYLQPSAEHWPLDRFVEPAGFDRLKAEATAMGFRYVASSPLVRSSYRAQEALVCAKQESRISE, from the coding sequence ATGCAGCGAAAAAAACCGGAGTGGCTGAAGGTATCTTTTAACAATGAGGCTGTGGAAGAAGTTGCCTTACTGATGCGCGATATGAAGCTCAATACTGTCTGCAAGGAAGCGAATTGTCCCAATTTGGGCGAATGCTATTCAAAGAAAACGGCCACCTTTATGATTATGGGCAGTCAGTGCACCAGAAACTGTCGATTTTGCAACGTTACCTCCGGCAAGCCTCACCTACTGGATCCAGATGAACCGCTGCATCTGGCAGAAGCGGTGGAACGACTGGGACTGGAGCATGTCGTGATTACCCAGGTAACCAGGGATGACCTGCCGGACGGGGGAGCGGCTCATATGGCTGAAACAGTTCGTCAGGTCAAGAAACGCTGTCCCGGCGTTACCACCGAAGTCTTGATTTCAGATCTGCTGGGAAATCGGGAAGCCTTGGCCGTCCTATTGGATTCCAAACCGGATGTATTAAACCATAATGTGGAAATGGCTGCCCGTCTGTATCCGAAGATCAGGCCACAGGCTAAGTACCAGAGATCTCTTCAGATCCTGGCTGACAGCAAAGCCATCGCACCTCATATTCTGACGAAAACCGGTTTTATGATTGGTCTGGGTGAAACCGATCTGGAAATCAGCGAACTGATGAAGGATGTCCGTTCAACCGGCTGTGATATTCTGACAATCAGTCAATACCTTCAGCCTTCCGCGGAGCACTGGCCGCTGGATCGCTTTGTCGAACCCGCCGGATTTGACCGGTTGAAAGCGGAAGCGACGGCGATGGGCTTCCGGTATGTCGCTTCCAGCCCGCTGGTTCGATCCTCCTATCGGGCTCAGGAAGCCCTGGTTTGCGCAAAGCAGGAAAGCAGGATCAGCGAATGA
- a CDS encoding lipoate--protein ligase — protein sequence MLYFENQSRDPFFNQALEEYVFEQIKDEVLLLWRNEPTLVCGRYQNIFAEVDIQEAQRQGVRLVRRMTGGGTVFHDPGNINYAIIRNHPNQIITYDAFLEPMIHVLQSMGVPAELIPGNGLGIGGKKISGSAQRCSGHRTLHHGTLLYDTDLNRLARLANGHRRYFSSRGTPSVPWLVTNIQKYLAGDQPVETFQEQLLTALKQHFSVTEAVLMPQEQRIIQQLAKEKYENWEWTFGRNPGYGFSRNLQIQGQDILAEYEAKNGRIARWQSPDPDRLAQRLEGSRLHPADLLKALDGTGYEELVPWMI from the coding sequence ATGCTATATTTTGAGAATCAAAGCAGAGATCCCTTCTTTAATCAGGCGCTGGAAGAGTATGTTTTTGAGCAGATAAAAGATGAAGTTCTGCTGCTTTGGCGTAATGAGCCCACGTTAGTCTGCGGAAGGTACCAGAATATATTTGCCGAAGTTGACATCCAGGAAGCACAGCGGCAGGGAGTACGGCTCGTCCGGCGCATGACCGGCGGCGGAACCGTCTTCCATGATCCGGGAAACATCAATTATGCCATCATCCGCAATCATCCCAATCAGATAATAACCTATGATGCTTTTCTGGAACCAATGATACATGTTTTACAATCCATGGGAGTCCCGGCCGAGCTGATTCCCGGGAACGGTCTGGGCATCGGCGGCAAAAAAATATCAGGAAGCGCTCAGCGCTGCTCCGGTCATCGGACGCTCCACCATGGAACGCTTCTCTATGATACGGATCTGAACCGGCTGGCCCGACTGGCCAATGGACACCGCAGATATTTTTCTTCCAGGGGAACGCCATCCGTCCCCTGGCTCGTGACCAATATTCAGAAGTACCTTGCTGGGGATCAACCCGTCGAAACGTTTCAAGAACAGCTGCTGACGGCTCTGAAACAGCATTTTTCAGTCACAGAAGCAGTCTTGATGCCGCAGGAGCAGAGGATCATTCAACAGCTGGCCAAAGAAAAGTATGAGAATTGGGAATGGACCTTTGGCCGGAATCCTGGTTATGGCTTTAGTCGGAACCTGCAAATTCAGGGACAAGATATCCTGGCAGAATATGAGGCGAAGAATGGCCGCATTGCGCGCTGGCAGTCGCCGGACCCTGACAGGCTGGCTCAGCGGCTGGAAGGAAGCAGGCTTCATCCGGCTGATTTGCTCAAAGCGTTGGACGGTACCGGATACGAGGAACTCGTCCCCTGGATGATCTGA
- a CDS encoding Xaa-Pro peptidase family protein produces MNHPTRFDAICHLMEEYGADQLIISDPSTIFYLTGRWFSPGERLLVLLISRRGDTMLFNNELFPLPEDVGLPVVWYKDTDDYLSRLAGALDGEVIAVDKTWPARFLLPLMSLYPAARYIVASPIADGARLLKDPSEQVAMHAASNLNDSAMHLLAEEVTDGVTEKQLARRLMEIYAELGCDGPSFTPIVAFGANGADPHHETDDSVIQPGDTVIFDIGCKKDSYSSDMTRTYFFREVPEEASRVYEIVRQANERAIAQARPGNRFSDVDRAARDFITAQGYGPYFTHRTGHGIGIDVHEPEDVSGINDHLLKPGMIFSIEPGIYIPGKFGVRIEDLVLITEHGCEVLNEISKDLTVLPAAE; encoded by the coding sequence ATGAATCATCCAACTAGATTTGATGCCATTTGTCATTTAATGGAAGAGTATGGTGCCGATCAGCTGATCATATCGGATCCATCCACGATCTTTTATCTTACGGGCAGATGGTTCTCACCCGGCGAACGTCTGCTGGTTCTGCTGATCTCGCGCAGGGGCGATACTATGCTGTTCAACAACGAACTGTTCCCTTTGCCCGAAGATGTTGGCCTTCCGGTTGTATGGTATAAGGATACGGATGATTATCTGTCCCGCCTGGCTGGCGCACTGGACGGAGAAGTCATTGCCGTGGACAAAACCTGGCCGGCTCGTTTCCTGCTTCCTCTGATGTCACTATATCCGGCTGCCCGATACATTGTTGCCTCGCCCATCGCCGATGGTGCCCGGCTGTTAAAAGACCCTTCCGAGCAGGTAGCCATGCACGCCGCCTCCAATCTGAACGACAGTGCCATGCATCTGCTGGCCGAGGAAGTCACAGATGGCGTAACGGAAAAGCAGCTTGCCAGAAGACTCATGGAGATTTATGCGGAGCTTGGGTGCGACGGCCCCTCTTTCACTCCGATTGTCGCCTTCGGGGCAAACGGAGCAGATCCTCACCACGAAACGGATGACTCGGTGATTCAGCCCGGAGATACTGTCATTTTCGATATTGGCTGTAAAAAAGATTCCTACAGCTCTGATATGACCAGAACCTATTTCTTCCGGGAAGTTCCCGAAGAAGCCAGCCGAGTTTATGAAATTGTCCGGCAGGCGAATGAACGTGCCATTGCCCAGGCCAGACCCGGCAATCGATTTTCCGATGTGGATCGGGCAGCCCGAGATTTTATTACAGCTCAAGGCTACGGCCCCTACTTCACGCACCGCACCGGTCACGGCATCGGTATTGATGTTCATGAGCCGGAGGATGTCTCCGGGATCAACGATCATCTTCTCAAACCTGGGATGATTTTCTCCATTGAACCCGGAATCTATATTCCTGGAAAATTCGGTGTACGAATTGAGGATCTCGTACTGATCACGGAGCACGGCTGCGAGGTGCTCAACGAAATCAGCAAGGACCTGACGGTTCTCCCAGCGGCCGAGTAG
- a CDS encoding lipoate--protein ligase: MIYVETGSTDVYFNFATEYYFASEKKLEDTVFLFWRTEPTLMIGKYQNTFEEIDLEYAREKEIQVVRRLSGGGTIYTDLGGWQFSFIDYSQGNDIQFQDYIKPVIEALHELNVPCEFNGRNDLVIKGRKFSGNAQFKLNGCTVHHGSTLFSTNIEEMVRSTQVDPHKILSKSIKSVRDRVTNIQDHLDFAMEPEAFKQHMVKYMMNGSTSTYELSGEERRQIQQLADEKFRSDVFRFGANPKFTLTRTGRFAGGKITIQLEFEKSRIRHAKLCGDFFGNEQVERLEQVMTGMPLEREALLDAMRTNALEGSIYGITVEEIVETILS, from the coding sequence ATGATATATGTGGAAACCGGCTCGACCGATGTATACTTTAATTTTGCGACAGAATATTACTTTGCCAGTGAAAAAAAACTGGAGGATACTGTCTTTCTGTTCTGGCGGACGGAGCCAACCCTGATGATCGGGAAATACCAGAATACTTTCGAAGAGATCGATCTGGAGTATGCCAGAGAGAAGGAGATCCAGGTAGTGAGACGCCTGAGCGGCGGCGGAACCATCTATACCGATCTGGGGGGATGGCAGTTCAGCTTTATTGATTATAGCCAGGGGAATGACATCCAGTTTCAGGATTATATCAAACCGGTAATTGAAGCGCTGCACGAACTGAATGTTCCTTGTGAATTCAACGGGCGCAATGACCTTGTAATCAAAGGACGTAAATTTTCAGGCAATGCCCAGTTCAAGTTGAATGGATGTACCGTTCACCATGGTTCCACGCTGTTTTCGACAAATATTGAGGAAATGGTTCGGAGTACGCAGGTTGACCCTCACAAGATTCTGTCAAAGAGCATCAAATCGGTTCGTGACCGGGTCACCAACATTCAGGATCACCTGGACTTTGCTATGGAACCGGAAGCGTTTAAACAGCATATGGTGAAGTACATGATGAACGGGAGTACCAGTACCTACGAACTTTCCGGGGAGGAACGCCGGCAGATCCAGCAGCTGGCTGATGAGAAATTTCGCTCGGACGTTTTTCGTTTCGGAGCCAATCCCAAGTTTACTTTGACCAGGACAGGGCGGTTCGCCGGCGGTAAAATTACCATTCAGTTGGAATTTGAAAAAAGCCGGATCAGGCATGCAAAGCTCTGCGGTGATTTTTTTGGAAATGAACAAGTGGAACGGCTGGAACAGGTAATGACAGGGATGCCGCTGGAGCGAGAAGCTCTGCTGGATGCCATGCGAACTAATGCACTGGAAGGATCAATATACGGCATTACGGTGGAGGAAATTGTCGAGACAATATTGTCATAG
- a CDS encoding SIMPL domain-containing protein (The SIMPL domain is named for its presence in mouse protein SIMPL (signalling molecule that associates with mouse pelle-like kinase). Bacterial member BP26, from Brucella, was shown to assemble into a channel-like structure, while YggE from E. coli has been associated with resistance to oxidative stress.) — MDRKITVKGTGQVSRKPDQVILDLMLESLDLSYQEAMNQAAVSVDQLKNTLKNAGFEPDQLKTTTFDVTTQYRSERDSRDNYIQIFEGYRISHGLQLEFDWEQERLTTVLSAVAQSRTNPHLDIRFSIKDRNAVIDEVLIQAAQNARSKALVLARASGVELGELIEIDYTWSDIHFYSNTTYMAKQEMLMDRAMAPSIEPQDISVSDSAEFIWEIKG; from the coding sequence ATGGATCGTAAAATCACTGTCAAAGGAACAGGCCAGGTTAGCAGAAAACCGGATCAGGTGATTCTTGATCTCATGCTCGAATCTTTGGATCTAAGTTATCAGGAAGCCATGAACCAGGCAGCTGTTTCTGTGGATCAACTGAAAAATACACTGAAAAATGCGGGGTTCGAACCGGATCAGCTAAAGACTACTACGTTCGATGTCACCACCCAATACCGGTCCGAACGGGACAGCAGGGATAATTATATTCAGATTTTTGAAGGTTACCGGATCTCACATGGCTTGCAGCTTGAATTTGACTGGGAACAGGAACGCCTTACCACTGTTTTGAGCGCAGTGGCACAAAGCAGAACAAATCCCCATCTGGATATCCGGTTTTCCATCAAAGACCGCAATGCCGTCATTGATGAAGTTTTAATCCAGGCAGCCCAGAATGCCAGATCCAAGGCTCTGGTACTGGCTCGAGCGTCCGGTGTGGAATTGGGAGAACTGATAGAAATTGACTATACCTGGAGTGATATCCACTTCTATTCCAATACAACCTACATGGCCAAGCAAGAAATGCTTATGGACCGGGCTATGGCTCCTTCCATCGAACCTCAGGACATCTCGGTTTCGGATTCTGCCGAGTTTATCTGGGAAATCAAAGGGTAG